The following proteins come from a genomic window of Paramicrobacterium humi:
- a CDS encoding helix-turn-helix transcriptional regulator has translation MSRPPQARDKLAFLLSLVPYLLDRSHATVAEAAAHFGVPEEQVRQAVRLIAVSGVPGESSQYQHNDLFDIDWDAFEQNDEIIITHLVAIDDSPRFSAREAAALIAGLQYLSTVPEQADRDVVGSLMTKLTRGASGAPIEVAVEAVETDGTLGLIREAVEHERQLEFSYLNSRGEREDRRVDPLRIESLDENWYLRAWCHLRTGIRTFRLDRMSGVRIAERPITHRAADVTLPETLFEASAEDVTVTVDIAKDAEGLIEEYIVSAEAATEPGRTRAQLRMAHLASLGRLIVGLPGFARVLDPPEAREAVAEWASRALSRYENGSSDSAS, from the coding sequence ATGAGCCGGCCGCCGCAGGCGCGGGACAAGCTCGCCTTCCTGCTCTCCCTCGTGCCGTACCTGCTCGACCGGAGCCACGCGACCGTGGCCGAAGCCGCGGCGCACTTCGGCGTTCCGGAAGAGCAGGTGCGCCAGGCGGTGCGGCTGATCGCTGTCTCGGGCGTCCCGGGGGAGTCGAGCCAATACCAGCACAACGACCTCTTCGACATCGATTGGGACGCGTTCGAGCAGAACGACGAGATCATCATCACGCATCTCGTCGCCATCGACGACTCGCCGCGCTTCTCCGCCAGGGAGGCGGCCGCCCTCATCGCCGGCCTGCAGTATCTGTCGACGGTTCCGGAGCAGGCTGACCGCGACGTCGTCGGCTCCCTCATGACGAAGCTGACCCGGGGCGCCTCCGGCGCCCCGATCGAGGTGGCCGTCGAGGCGGTGGAGACCGACGGGACGCTCGGTCTCATCCGCGAGGCCGTCGAGCACGAGCGCCAGCTCGAGTTCAGCTACCTCAATTCGCGCGGCGAGCGAGAGGATCGTCGCGTTGACCCACTGCGCATCGAATCGCTCGATGAGAACTGGTACCTGCGGGCGTGGTGCCACCTCCGCACCGGCATCCGCACCTTTCGCCTCGACCGGATGAGCGGCGTTCGCATCGCCGAGAGGCCGATCACGCACCGGGCGGCCGACGTGACCTTGCCGGAGACGCTGTTCGAGGCGTCTGCCGAAGACGTGACGGTGACCGTGGATATCGCGAAAGACGCCGAAGGCCTCATCGAGGAGTACATCGTCTCGGCGGAGGCCGCGACGGAGCCTGGCCGCACACGGGCCCAATTGCGCATGGCGCACCTCGCGAGCCTCGGACGGCTCATCGTCGGACTGCCCGGATTCGCGCGTGTGCTCGACCCGCCG